One genomic region from Bactrocera tryoni isolate S06 chromosome 3, CSIRO_BtryS06_freeze2, whole genome shotgun sequence encodes:
- the LOC120771257 gene encoding putative pre-mRNA-splicing factor ATP-dependent RNA helicase PRP1: protein MSKRRIEVGETYNSKAKKDYDPSSTTFANASTVAPITGNVVGATRQPGAINPYNMKPYTQRYFNLYKKRITLPVFEYQADFMRLLNEHQCIVLVGETGSGKTTQIPQWCVEFALTKGKKGVACTQPRRVAAMSVAQRVSEEMDVGLGEEVGYSIRFEDCSSAKTVLKYMTDGMLLREAMSDPMLEQYQVILLDEAHERTLATDILMGVLKEVIRQRNDLKLVVMSATLDAGKFQQYFDNAPLMNVPGRTHPVEIFYTPEPERDYLEAAIRTVIQIHMCEDIEGDILMFLTGQEEIEEACKRIKRETDNLGSDIGELKCIPLYSTLPPNLQQRIFEPAPPRNANGAIGRKVVVSTNIAETSLTIDGVVFVIDPGFAKQKVYNPRIRVESLLISAISKASAQQRAGRAGRTRPGKCFRLYTEKAYKNEMQDNTYPEILRSNLGTVVLQLKKLGIDDLVHFDFMDPPAPETLMRALELLNYLAALDDDGNLTDLGAVMSEFPLDPQLAKMLIASCQHNCSNEILSITAMLSVPQCFVRPNEAKKAADEAKMRFAHIDGDHLTLLNVYHAFKQSGEDPNWSYENFINFRSLKSADNVRQQLARIMDRFNLKRSSTEFTSKDYYVNIRKALVQGFFMQVAHLERTGHYLTIKDNQNVQLHPSTCLDHKPDWVIYNEFVLTTKNYIRTVTDIKPEWLLTLAPQYYEMTNFPQCEAKRQLEMLQQRLESKQFQKGF from the exons ATGTCGAAAAGGCGTATAGAAGTCGGTGAAACCTACAATTCGAAGGCGAAAAA ggATTATGATCCATCCTCGACAACGTTTGCTAATGCCTCTACAGTTGCGCCCATTACCGGCAATGTAGTTGGTGCCACGCGCCAGCCGGGTGCTATAAATCCCTACAATATGAAACCCTATACACAGCGCTACTTTAACCTTTATAAAAAACGAATTACGCTACCAGTTTTTGAATATCAAGCTGACTTTATGCGTTTATTAAACGAACATCAATGTATAGTTTTAGTGGGAGAAACTGGTTCCGGTAAAACTACACAAATCCCACAATGGTGCGTTGAGTTTGCTCTGACGAAAGGTAAAAAGGGTGTCGCTTGTACACAACCACGTCGTGTGGCAGCAATGTCTGTGGCACAGCGTGTTTCGGAAGAAATGGACGTAGGACTTGGCGAAGAAGTAGGATATTCTATTCGTTTTGAGGATTGCTCATCTGCCAAAACCGTACTCAAATACATGACTGACGGTATGTTGTTGCGTGAGGCTATGTCTGATCCCATGTTGGAACAATATCAGGTTATATTGTTGGATGAGGCTCACGAACGTACATTGGCAACAGATATTTTAATGGGTGTACTGAAAGAAGTTATAAGGCaaagaaatgatttgaaattaGTAGTGATGTCCGCCACATTAGATGCCGGCAAATTTCAACAGTATTTCGACAATGCACCCTTAATGAACGTACCGGGTCGTACACATCCAGTAGAAATTTTCTATACACCCGAACCCGAACGTGATTATTTAGAAGCAGCCATACGTACagtaatacaaatacatatgtgcgaAGATATTGAAG GTGATATATTGATGTTTTTAACTGGTCAGGAAGAAATAGAAGAAGCATGCAAACGCATTAAACGTGAAACTGACAACTTGGGTTCAGATATTGGCGAACTTAAATGCATACCACTTTACTCAACTTTGCCGCCAAATTTACAACAACGTATTTTTGAGCCTGCCCCACCGCGCAATGCTAACGGAGCCATCGGACGTAAAGTTGTTGTATCCACCAATATTGCTGAAACATCGCTTACCATTGATGGTGTTGTTTTCGTGATTGATCCAGGATTTGCGAAACAGAAAGTCTACAACCCCCGTATACGTGTAGAGAGTTTACTTATTTCCGCTATATCTAAAGCTTCGGCACAACAACGTGCTGGTCGTGCTGGGCGAACACGACCAGGAAAATGCTTCCGATTATACACTGAAAAggcttataaaaatgaaatgcagGATAATACCTACCCGGAAATATTGCGTTCAAATTTAG GTACTGTGGTTTTACAATTGAAGAAGCTTGGTATTGATGATTTAGTGCACTTCGATTTTATGGATCCACCTGCACCGGAAACACTTATGCGTGCTTTGGAATTGCTTAATTACTTAGCAGCTTTGGATGATGATGGCAATCTTACCGATTTGGGTGCCGTCATGTCTGAATTTCCATTGGATCCACAGTTGGCAAAAATGTTAATAGCCAGCTGTCAACATAATTGCTCGAATGAGATACTCTCAATAACGGCAATGCTGTCGG TGCCGCAATGCTTTGTGCGACCGAATGAGGCTAAGAAGGCTGCCGACGAGGCAAAGATGCGTTTCGCTCATATCGATGGTGATCACTTGACATTATTGAATGTCTATCATGCTTTTAAACAGA GTGGTGAAGACCCCAATTGGTCTTAtgagaattttataaatttccgtTCATTGAAATCAGCCGATAATGTGCGTCAACAACTCGCACGTATAATGGATCGTTTCAATTTGAAACGCAGCAGCACAGAATTTACATCCAAAGACTATTATGTCAACATACGCAAAGCGTTGGTGCAGGGCTTTTTCATGCAGGTCGCTCATTTGGAACGTACCGGCCACTATTTGACCATTAAAGACAATCAAAATGTGCAGTTGCATCCGTCTACATGTTTGGATCATAAACCCGATTGGGTAATCTATAATGAATTCGTATTGACGACGAAGAATTATATACGCACAGTTACGGATATTAAAC CGGAATGGCTGCTCACTTTAGCGCCACAATACTACGAAATGACAAACTTTCCACAATGCGAAGCAAAAAGACAACTGGAAATGCTGCAGCAGCGCCTCGAGTCAAAGCAGTTTCAAAAGGGATTTTAA
- the LOC120771559 gene encoding kinesin-like protein costa yields the protein MMEIPIQVAVRIYPCLPPAVTTPLLSAGNVVDTQSILGADEHSQITTQKDDNGNFNANENARDKGPINLQNEPNRAEANIYVQAIPMTAPGFLNTAPTALPGQIDNGIAAGLMQVGPHSFPVTHALSMDCTQSQIYHQTVFPLISLFMEGFDASVVTYGQRGTGKTYTLYGPGLECVYSESEQGVVQRCVREIFSHMANHPERTYAINIGWVEITDDAIHDLLGVGNVHCNSITDVFHWLQIGLNAKQSSNNNSNDDLSISHTLFTLTLEQQWVSKEGLIQHRLSTASFSDLCGTDRVFMLNALDQTASLPKDVGLQTLERVVNTLTDPALMYGSNGNIPYNQTTLTTLLKDSFGGRAQTLLILCVSPLERDCNETICNLQFAFKVQCVRNYVIMNTFSDDNTPISPEAIMPELPGGGGPGIPVGADTFGLQFAASQWYKLVSNAEGLFSKLAASNAVTELDKEQIEEWLFLKQECEECLSSAEAIRSQKQLGPIQEAEEPEEVVSDPETSFQQNSDNESDCESQRPDLMEKLETLMEELRIKTDTLIEEKYKEFIQNQPKAVMESQESARRKESAQSLELVLSEQRQPSEKLDERKPSMGGRRRSIQPGATLSSAEIAMLNRVASREQTAPKASDDFLESSGDLQNAAQLRAVINSPLENVQKKLRKLVTDIEARQRQIEEVEQTMQLKQNIITELVKNSDTRSTAKQRFHKKKSKLESEYEKTKKQLAKAIVQGKDKSEIERLRALIAHIEQRLQDLASMKHIAGESGQKVKKLQQSLHESKKLIDELQKKLKKDRKQREQLEHELKVLKEKENTQSANSKALVKLDGNLNTVEDAERGKNLKEVQARISHLDHVLREKSENLEQYGDNAEGTGEKEGLRHEIRNLRRTRDHLLEQRCALDRKLKRDKVLSQREERKLLECDEAIEAIDAAIEFKNELICGHKSIDTSERLQREKGEQMLMARLNKLSPEEMRTLLYKYFIKVIDLRDSSRQLEVQLMQLERERDAWEWKERVLSNAVRQARLEGERNAVLLQRQHEMKLTLMLRHLAEETSASASASSLNFSDAQQQQQQRYLRPTHLALAHQQQLHTAGGAINTTSPYSDSDLELEFYKPTVPVSGKILKPPKHGEMEICPLPDALAKYKPLEKFKEKERESKNKLFAKFQVLTRYAGQSVTAAAAGCAADEQTGGSSSRKKDKDQLAAAIPQENLKRLISTPPATKVTRQKNKIIIQDATRKN from the exons ATGATGGAAATTCCGATACAAGTTGCTGTCCGTATCTACCCCTGCTTACCACCGGCTGTAACGACACCACTACTATCAGCTGGCAATGTTGTAGATACGCAATCCATTTTAGGGGCTGATGAACATTCGCAAATAACAACGCAAAAAGATGACAATGGGAATTTTAATGCTAATGAAAATGCTAGAGATAAAGGTCCCATAAACTTGCAAAATGAACCTAACAGAGCTGAGGCCAACATTTATGTGCAAGCCATTCCAATGACTGCACCGGGATTCCTAAACACCGCACCCACTGCTTTGCCTGGTCAAATAGACAACGGCATTGCCGCTGGTTTAATGCAAGTAGGACCGCATTCATTTCCCGTGACTCATGCTCTATCTATGGATTGCACACAAAGTCAAATTTACCATCAGACCGTATTTCCTTTGATTAGTTTGTTTATGGAAGGATTCGATGCCTCTGTTGTAACATATGGGCAAAGAGGAACTGGTAAAACATACACACTTTACGGACCTGGTTTGGAGTGTGTGTATAGTGAGTCCGAACAGGGCGTGGTGCAAAGATGTGTACGCGAAATATTTTCCCATATGGCCAACCATCCAG AACGTACTTATGCTATAAATATCGGTTGGGTGGAGATAACCGACGATGCTATTCATGATTTATTGGGTGTGGGCAATGTTCATTGCAATAGTATAACAGATGTTTTTCATTGGTTACAAATTGGCTTGAATGCCAAACAGTCTTCTAACAATAACAGTAACGACGATTTATCTATAAGCCATACCCTTTTTACGCTTACACTCGAACAACAATGGGTTTCAAAAGAAGGTCTCATACAACACCGTCTTTCAACAGCAAGTTTCTCCGATTTATGTGGCACTGATCGTGTATTCATGTTGAATGCGTTAGATCAAACGGCAAGCTTACCCAAGGATGTGGGTTTGCAAACATTGGAGCGGGTAGTAAACACACTTACTGATCCAGCACTCATGTATGGTTCTAATGGCAATATACCTTATAATCAAACGACATTGACTACATTATTGAAAGACTCATTTGGTGGCCGCGCacaaactttacttattttatgTGTTTCGCCACTGGAGCGAGATTGCAATGAAACAATCTGCAATTTACAATTTGCCTTCAAAGTACAATGTGTCAGAAATTATGTTATTATGAACACATTTTCGGACGATAATACACCCATCTCTCCCGAAGCAATAATGCCCGAATTGCCTGGAGGCGGTGGTCCTGGTATACCAGTGGGAGCAGATACATTCGGATTACAGTTTGCTGCAAGTCAGTGGTACAAATTGGTATCCAATGCCGAAGGGTTGTTCTCAaa ATTGGCTGCTTCAAATGCTGTGACTGAGTTGGACAAAGAACAAATTGAGGAGTGGCTTTTTCTCAAGCAAGAATGTGAGGAATGTTTAAGCTCTGCTGAAGCTATACGCTCACAGAAGCAACTAGGACCCATACAAGAAGCCGAAGAGCCTGAAGAGGTTGTTAGCGATCCCGAAACTTCATTTCAACAGAATTCGGATAATGAATCGGACTGTGAGTCACAACGACCTGATTTGATGGAAAAATTAGAAACGCTTATGGAGGAGTTACGCATAAAAACAGATACTTtaatagaagaaaaatataaagaatttataCAAAACCAACCAAAAGCTGTAATGGAAAGTCAGGAGAGCGCAAGACGAAAGGAGTCAGCTCAGAGCTTAGAGTTAGTGTTGAGCGAACAACGTCAACCTAGTGAAAAATTAGATGAACGCAAGCCATCCATGGGAG GTCGACGTAGATCGATACAGCCCGGAGCCACTCTATCAAGTGCTGAGATCGCAATGCTCAACCGCGTGGCTTCGCGTGAACAGACAGCACCAAAAGCATCCGACGACTTTCTTGAGAGTTCAGGTGACCTGCAGAATGCAGCACAATTACGCGCTGTAATTAATTCGCCACTGGAAAACGTACAAAAGAAATTGCGCAAATTGGTCACAGATATCGAAGCGCGCCAACGGCAAATAGAGGAAGTAGAACAAACAATGCagttgaaacaaaatattataacggAACTGGTGAAAAATAGTGACACACGCTCCACAGCCAAACAACGTTTCCATAAGAAGAAATCCAAACTTGAGTCTGAGTATGAAAAGACTAAAAAACAGTTGGCTAAAGCCATAGTCCAGGGTAAGGATAAGTCTGAGATCGAACGCTTGCGCGCTTTAATCGCACACATAGAACAGCGGTTGCAAGATCTCGCCTCAATGAAGCATATCGCCGGCGAGAGTGGACAAAAGGTAAAGAAATTACAACAATCTCTGCATGAATCCAAAAAACTCATCGACGAGCTACAAAAGAAATTGAAGAAAGATCGTAAGCAACGCGAACAGTTAGAGCACGAGTTGAAAGTGCTCAAAGAGAAAGAAAACACGCAGAGCGCCAACAGCAAAGCGCTTGTGAAGCTAGATGGCAACTTGAATACAGTCGAAGATGCCGAGCGGGGTAAGAATCTGAAAGAGGTGCAAGCAAGAATCTCACATTTAGATCATGTGTTACGTGAGAAATCGGAGAATTTGGAACAGTATGGCGACAATGCCGAAGGCACAGGTGAAAAGGAGGGTCTGCGACATGAAATACGCAATCTGCGACGCACACGTGACCACTTACTCGAACAACGCTGCGCGCTCGATCGTAAATTAAAGCGCGACAAAGTGCTATCCCAACGCGAGGAGCGCAAGCTACTCGAATGCGATGAGGCTATCGAAGCCATCGATGCAGCAATTGAATTCAAGAATGAACTTATCTGCGGCCACAAATCCATCGATACCAGCGAACGCTTGCAACGTGAGAAAGGCGAACAGATGCTCATGGCGCGTCTTAATAAACTATCGCCGGAAGAAATGCGCACGCTGTTGTATAAGTATTTCATAAAGGTAATAGATTTGCGCGACTCTTCGCGTCAGCTGGAAGTGCAGTTAATGCAGTTGGAACGCGAACGCGATGCTTGGGAGTGGAAGGAACGGGTGCTTTCGAATGCAGTGCGGCAGGCGCGTCTAGAGGGTGAACGTAACGCCGTACTATTGCAGCGGCAACATGAAATGAAACTCACATTAATGTTACGTCATCTCGCTGAAGAGACCTCTGCCTCGGCATCGGCTAGTTCGTTGAATTTCAGTGatgcacaacaacagcaacaacaacgttacTTGCGTCCTACACACCTTGCGCTAGCCCATCAACAACAGCTGCACACAGCTGGCGGCGCTATTAACACAACATCGCCATACTCCGACTCTGATCTCGAGCTAGAATTTTACAAGCCCACCGTACCAGTGAGTGGTAAAATTTTGAAGCCACCTAAACATGGTGAAATGGAAATATGTCCGCTACCCGATGCTCTGGCCAAATATAAGCCCttggaaaaattcaaagaaaaggAACGCGAGTCTAAGAACAAACtatttgccaaatttcaagTGCTCACACGTTATGCCGGTCAATCTGTGACTGCCGCAGCGGCTGGCTGTGCTGCTGACGAGCAGACCGGCGGTAGCAGTAGCCGTAAAAAGGATAAGGATCAATTAGCAGCGGCCATACCACAAGAGAATTTAAAACGCTTAATATCAACACCTCCCGCCACGAAAGTGACGCGTCAGAAAAATAAGATTATAATACAGGATGCAACACGCAAAAATTAG